Proteins found in one Cardiocondyla obscurior isolate alpha-2009 linkage group LG03, Cobs3.1, whole genome shotgun sequence genomic segment:
- the LOC139101377 gene encoding NAD-dependent protein deacylase Sirt4 isoform X1 — protein MAGAISPPSPVASAVDVSSSSLDRPLRCRLPFRRYGLSFFLPAQSLVTTARRTFLTEGDRKQEDGVYSRSSRNHGAYLSTLAFVPKCNPASTEDVMKLKEFIDKHERLCVLTGAGISTESGIPDYRSAEVGLYARSNHRPVLYKEFCSSEAIRRRYWARNYVGWPRFFSLKPNITHNILKYLEDIGKVGCIVTQNVDNLHSKAGSKKVIELHGTAFKVMCLHCDHKIFRHKLQEVFQKLNPSMIATAQMIRPDGDVELSQEQVEGFNVPACNNCGGILKPDIVFFGDNVPHDKVQNVKANVENLDALLILGTTLSTFSAYRIVLQAIDAAKAIAIVNIGETRADKEVDLKIKGRCGDVLSKIWQLNASNNFIN, from the exons atggcTGGCGCGAtttcccccccttcccctGTCGCTTCTGCCGTCGATGTTTCTTCTTCGAGCCTTGACCGACCGCTTCGCTGTCGCCTTCCTTTTCGTCGCTACGGCCTTTCGTTTTTCCTGCCTGCGCAATCCCTCGTAACCACCGCTCGCCGTACGTTTCTGACCGAGGGGGATCGGAAACAGGAAGATGGAGTTTACAGCAGAAGTTCCCGGAACCACGGTG CATACCTGTCCACTCTTGCATTTGTTCCAAAATGTAATCCAGCATCAACAGAGGATGTGATGAAATTGAAAGAATTCATTGATAAGCACGAACGTTTGTGCGTGTTAACCGGAGCGGGAATATCCACGGAAAGTGGTATTCCTGATTACAGATCAGCCGAGGTCGGTCTTTATGCCCGGAGCAATCACAGACCTGTtctttataaagaattttgtaGCAGTGAGGCAATCAGAAGACGATATTGGGCTAGAAACTATGTTGGATGGCCAAG GTTTTTCTCTCTTAAGCCAAATATTACACACAATATACTTAAATACTTAGAAGATATTGGAAAAGTAGGATGTATTGTTACACAGAATGTAGATAATTTACATTCGAAAGCAGGAAGCAAGAAAGTGATCGAGTTGCATGGAACAGCATTTAAAGTTATGTGTCTTCATTGTGATCACAAAATATTTAGACATAAGCTTCAAGAAGTGTTTCAAAAACTTAATCCATCTATGATTGCCACAGCTCAGATGATAAGGCCTGACGGTGATGTAGAATTATCGCAA gAACAAGTGGAAGGCTTTAACGTTCCTGCCTGCAATAATTGTGGTGGGATTTTGAAACCGGATATCGTTTTTTTCGGTGACAATGTACCACATGATAAAGTGCAAAACGTGAAAGCTAATGTAGAAAATTTAGATGCCTTGCTAATTCTAGGAACGACTCTCAGTACTTTTTCTGCATATAGAATTGTATTGCAAGCAATCGATGCCGCGAAAGCAATAGCAATAGTAAATATTGGCGAAACTAGAGCTGATAAAGAggtagatttaaaaattaaaggaagATGTGGAGATGTATTGTCAAAGATTTGGCAGC
- the LOC139101377 gene encoding NAD-dependent protein deacylase Sirt4 isoform X2: MIVRCICYNTKLPSLGLYHKSYLSTLAFVPKCNPASTEDVMKLKEFIDKHERLCVLTGAGISTESGIPDYRSAEVGLYARSNHRPVLYKEFCSSEAIRRRYWARNYVGWPRFFSLKPNITHNILKYLEDIGKVGCIVTQNVDNLHSKAGSKKVIELHGTAFKVMCLHCDHKIFRHKLQEVFQKLNPSMIATAQMIRPDGDVELSQEQVEGFNVPACNNCGGILKPDIVFFGDNVPHDKVQNVKANVENLDALLILGTTLSTFSAYRIVLQAIDAAKAIAIVNIGETRADKEVDLKIKGRCGDVLSKIWQLNASNNFIN, translated from the exons atgaTTGTGAGGTGTATTTGTTACAACACAAAACTTCCATCACTAGGATTATATCATAAAT CATACCTGTCCACTCTTGCATTTGTTCCAAAATGTAATCCAGCATCAACAGAGGATGTGATGAAATTGAAAGAATTCATTGATAAGCACGAACGTTTGTGCGTGTTAACCGGAGCGGGAATATCCACGGAAAGTGGTATTCCTGATTACAGATCAGCCGAGGTCGGTCTTTATGCCCGGAGCAATCACAGACCTGTtctttataaagaattttgtaGCAGTGAGGCAATCAGAAGACGATATTGGGCTAGAAACTATGTTGGATGGCCAAG GTTTTTCTCTCTTAAGCCAAATATTACACACAATATACTTAAATACTTAGAAGATATTGGAAAAGTAGGATGTATTGTTACACAGAATGTAGATAATTTACATTCGAAAGCAGGAAGCAAGAAAGTGATCGAGTTGCATGGAACAGCATTTAAAGTTATGTGTCTTCATTGTGATCACAAAATATTTAGACATAAGCTTCAAGAAGTGTTTCAAAAACTTAATCCATCTATGATTGCCACAGCTCAGATGATAAGGCCTGACGGTGATGTAGAATTATCGCAA gAACAAGTGGAAGGCTTTAACGTTCCTGCCTGCAATAATTGTGGTGGGATTTTGAAACCGGATATCGTTTTTTTCGGTGACAATGTACCACATGATAAAGTGCAAAACGTGAAAGCTAATGTAGAAAATTTAGATGCCTTGCTAATTCTAGGAACGACTCTCAGTACTTTTTCTGCATATAGAATTGTATTGCAAGCAATCGATGCCGCGAAAGCAATAGCAATAGTAAATATTGGCGAAACTAGAGCTGATAAAGAggtagatttaaaaattaaaggaagATGTGGAGATGTATTGTCAAAGATTTGGCAGC